The following proteins are encoded in a genomic region of Zea mays cultivar B73 chromosome 9, Zm-B73-REFERENCE-NAM-5.0, whole genome shotgun sequence:
- the LOC118473357 gene encoding uncharacterized protein, whose translation MAWRYSDLEEKYSQGQTDLARVSASLNDANMLNSTLNAQLDSEKEEKHALATSRDNLDKLYRDASNSLTILERSHRFTMEDLDNHRYKLQESLDDMICLRQLVSSKDSIIKDLRASKRSVVQELEAARLAVKAAEDTSATLRAQRDRAMDKAIRAGRILMRRPGVIVPDDIVADVNVAPDSSSRPSSSVAPEKNITK comes from the exons ATGGCTTggcggtactctgatcttgaagagaaatattctcaaggtcagacggacttggctcgggtttctgcttctctaaATGATGCCAACATGCTGAACTCCACtctcaatgctcagcttgactctgaaaag gaggaaaaacATGCCCTTGCAacttctcgtgacaaccttgacaagttatatcgcgatgccagcaactcgttgactatcttggagaggagccatcgtttcaccatggaggacttggataatcatcgttataagctgcaagagtccctggatgatatgatttgccttaggcaattggtgtcgagcaaagattccatcatcaaggatctgcgcgcttccaagagatcagtcgtccaggagctagaagctgctcggctggctgtcaaggctgctgaagacacttccgctactttgagggcccagcgcgacagagctatggacaaagccattcgcgcggggcgaatcttaatgaggagacctggtgtgattgttcctgacgacatagtggcagatgtgaatgttgctcctgattcttcgagtcgcccctcttcatcggtcgctcctgagaaaaacattaccAAATAG